A stretch of Leisingera sp. S132 DNA encodes these proteins:
- a CDS encoding FAD-binding oxidoreductase, whose protein sequence is MADYDIAVAGAGIVGMSCALWAQMRGHKVLLIDPEDPGSGTSYGNACTLATYACLPVNDPSVLTSLPSLMFSKDSPLSLSYAHALRNPGWMLSFLANCRPGPSKRISGHLADLLSHADAGINPLIEAAGAADLVVERGQLSVWSTESAAKAASGGLERRRALGIPWREVDPEEALEMEPGLHLPVKRAVHFHAARSLRDPLEFITRMHKAFTDLGGTTLRARAEAVSASDTGVELQAGGQSLTAGHAVIASGAFSKQIEGAGTRKLPLGTERGYHVMYEGEAHRVTRPVGWGEAGFYAVPHAQGLRLTGTVEIAALDAPVNRRRLAYIARKGAEMLGPLPAPSSEWLGYRPTMPDSLPVIGRSAQSDRVLYAFGHQHIGLTLGGITGRLITDLAEGRQPNVDLAPFAADRSFA, encoded by the coding sequence ATGGCGGACTACGATATCGCCGTTGCGGGCGCGGGCATTGTGGGGATGAGCTGCGCGCTGTGGGCGCAAATGCGCGGCCACAAGGTATTGCTGATCGACCCGGAGGATCCGGGATCAGGCACCAGCTATGGCAATGCCTGCACGCTGGCGACCTATGCGTGCCTGCCGGTGAATGATCCCTCGGTGCTGACCTCGCTGCCCAGCCTGATGTTTTCCAAGGACAGCCCGTTGTCGCTGTCCTATGCCCATGCGCTGCGCAATCCGGGCTGGATGCTGTCTTTTCTTGCTAACTGCCGCCCCGGCCCGTCAAAGCGGATTTCGGGTCATCTGGCGGATCTCCTGTCGCACGCCGATGCCGGGATCAACCCGCTGATCGAGGCCGCGGGCGCAGCGGATCTGGTGGTGGAGCGCGGCCAGCTGTCGGTCTGGTCAACGGAGAGCGCGGCCAAGGCTGCCAGCGGTGGTCTGGAGCGCCGCCGCGCCCTGGGCATTCCGTGGCGCGAGGTGGACCCGGAGGAAGCGCTGGAGATGGAGCCGGGGCTGCATCTGCCGGTCAAACGCGCCGTGCATTTTCACGCCGCCCGCAGTTTGCGCGATCCGCTGGAGTTCATCACCCGGATGCACAAGGCCTTCACGGATCTGGGCGGCACGACCCTGCGCGCCAGGGCAGAGGCGGTCAGCGCCTCGGACACTGGCGTGGAGCTGCAGGCCGGCGGCCAGAGCCTCACCGCGGGCCATGCGGTGATTGCCAGCGGCGCGTTTTCCAAGCAGATCGAAGGGGCTGGCACGCGGAAACTGCCCTTGGGCACAGAGCGCGGCTATCACGTGATGTACGAAGGCGAGGCGCACCGGGTGACGCGGCCGGTGGGCTGGGGTGAGGCCGGGTTTTATGCGGTGCCCCATGCGCAAGGCCTGCGCCTCACGGGCACGGTGGAGATCGCGGCGCTGGATGCGCCCGTGAACAGGCGCCGGCTGGCCTATATCGCCCGCAAGGGGGCTGAGATGCTGGGGCCGCTGCCCGCGCCGAGCAGCGAATGGCTGGGCTACCGTCCGACAATGCCGGATTCTCTGCCGGTCATTGGGCGCAGCGCGCAGTCGGACCGGGTGCTTTATGCCTTTGGCCACCAGCATATCGGGCTGACCCTGGGCGGCATTACCGGGCGGCTGATCACCGATCTGGCGGAAGGCCGCCAGCCCAACGTGGACCTGGCGCCTTTTGCGGCGGACCGCAGCTTTGCCTGA
- the pth gene encoding aminoacyl-tRNA hydrolase: MKLFVGLGNPGPKYERNRHNIGFMALDQIAGDHGFSPWKSKFQALICEGTLGGEKVLLLKPQTFMNLSGQSVGEAMRFYKLTPADVVVLHDELDLAPGKARMKQGGGHAGHNGLRSIHSHIGADYARVRLGIGHPGHKDAVAGYVLRDFPKADEGWLDDLMRGISDGAAELARGDGGKFMNAVALRVAPPRSSTTKPKAEAKQPAKEEVAPDTRSPLEKLMDKFK, translated from the coding sequence ATGAAACTCTTTGTCGGCCTTGGCAATCCCGGCCCGAAATATGAGCGCAACCGCCATAACATCGGCTTCATGGCGCTGGACCAGATTGCCGGCGATCACGGGTTTTCTCCTTGGAAGTCCAAGTTTCAGGCGCTGATTTGCGAGGGGACTCTTGGCGGCGAGAAGGTGCTGCTGCTGAAGCCGCAGACCTTCATGAACCTGTCCGGCCAGTCGGTGGGGGAGGCGATGCGGTTCTACAAGCTGACGCCGGCTGATGTGGTGGTGCTGCATGACGAACTGGACTTGGCGCCAGGCAAGGCACGCATGAAGCAGGGCGGCGGCCATGCCGGCCACAACGGGCTGCGGTCGATCCATTCGCACATCGGGGCCGATTATGCGCGGGTGCGGCTGGGGATCGGGCATCCGGGCCACAAGGACGCGGTGGCGGGCTATGTGCTGCGCGACTTCCCCAAGGCAGATGAGGGCTGGCTGGACGACCTGATGCGCGGGATTTCGGATGGCGCGGCTGAACTGGCCAGGGGTGATGGCGGCAAGTTCATGAACGCGGTGGCCCTGCGGGTGGCGCCGCCGCGCAGCTCCACCACCAAGCCCAAGGCGGAGGCGAAGCAGCCCGCCAAGGAGGAGGTGGCGCCGGATACCCGCTCGCCGCTGGAAAAACTGATGGACAAGTTCAAGTAA
- a CDS encoding nucleoside hydrolase: MVKLIIDTDPGIDDAMAIFYAAAAPDIDLLGLTTIFGNVTTATATRNALRLLEAAELDVPVAAGATTPLVLPPFKPSAHVHGDEGFGDIPAAEPKGQALEEDAADFLCRMAREHKGELVVCPIGPLTNIALAMQRDAEFIRNVKSIVVMGGSLEEGGNITPHAEANIYHDPHAADVVCQGGSKVVFVGLDVTHRILCLAHDFEAIAAKSPELGGMLQEMSYFYLKFYLEVAGKNGCSLHDPAAVIACTNPELFGMRDVALEVSCEGETSGATLAAPDSGREPVKVCMTVEADAVKTLFLKRLALLP, translated from the coding sequence ATGGTGAAACTGATTATCGACACCGATCCGGGCATCGACGATGCCATGGCGATCTTCTATGCCGCCGCGGCCCCGGACATTGACCTCCTGGGCCTGACCACGATCTTCGGCAATGTGACCACCGCAACGGCCACCCGCAATGCGCTGCGCCTCTTGGAGGCCGCGGAACTGGACGTGCCGGTGGCGGCTGGTGCCACCACTCCCCTGGTGCTGCCGCCGTTCAAGCCTTCGGCGCATGTGCACGGCGACGAGGGCTTTGGCGACATTCCGGCGGCAGAACCCAAGGGCCAAGCGCTGGAGGAGGACGCAGCGGATTTCCTTTGCCGCATGGCACGGGAGCACAAGGGTGAGCTGGTGGTCTGCCCGATCGGCCCGCTGACCAACATCGCGCTGGCGATGCAGCGGGACGCGGAGTTCATCAGGAACGTGAAATCCATCGTGGTGATGGGCGGCTCGCTGGAGGAGGGCGGCAATATCACGCCCCACGCAGAGGCCAACATCTACCATGACCCGCATGCCGCGGACGTGGTGTGCCAGGGCGGGTCCAAGGTGGTGTTTGTCGGGCTGGACGTCACCCACCGCATTCTGTGCCTTGCGCACGACTTTGAGGCGATCGCCGCCAAGTCGCCGGAACTGGGCGGCATGCTGCAGGAGATGTCCTATTTCTACCTGAAATTCTACCTGGAGGTCGCGGGCAAGAACGGCTGTTCGCTGCATGACCCGGCGGCGGTGATCGCCTGCACCAACCCGGAACTGTTCGGGATGCGTGATGTGGCGCTTGAGGTGTCCTGCGAGGGCGAAACCTCCGGTGCCACCCTGGCCGCGCCTGACAGCGGGCGGGAGCCGGTCAAGGTCTGCATGACGGTTGAGGCAGATGCGGTGAAGACGCTGTTCCTCAAGCGCCTGGCGCTGCTGCCGTAA
- a CDS encoding DMT family transporter, giving the protein MQASFSGWGSGLLGVVIFSGSLPATRVAVGMLDPVFLTSVRAVIAAMAGATLLLLLRQPVPRRQDLLPLAVVAGGVVIGFPLLTAMALQHITAAHSTVFIGLLPLATAIFGVLRGGERPGPLFWLFSILGSFAVAGFALSQSADVSLAGDALMLAAITLCGLGYAEGAQLSRRLGGWQVISWALALALPVMALTALAARPETLAGLSLPVWISLGYVSMFSMLIGFVFWYRGLALGGTAGVGQLQLLQPFLGLILAGWLLSEPVAPAMLGATAFVVLCVAGAKRYA; this is encoded by the coding sequence ATGCAGGCATCGTTTTCAGGCTGGGGCAGCGGGCTGCTGGGTGTCGTGATCTTCAGCGGATCACTGCCTGCAACCCGTGTTGCCGTGGGGATGCTGGACCCGGTGTTCCTGACCTCAGTCCGGGCTGTCATAGCCGCAATGGCCGGTGCCACGCTGCTCCTGCTGCTGCGCCAGCCGGTGCCGCGCCGTCAGGACCTGCTGCCGCTGGCAGTGGTCGCGGGCGGGGTGGTGATCGGCTTTCCGCTGCTGACCGCGATGGCGCTGCAGCATATCACAGCCGCGCATTCGACCGTCTTCATCGGCCTGCTGCCGCTGGCGACCGCCATCTTCGGCGTACTGCGCGGCGGCGAGCGGCCCGGCCCGCTGTTCTGGCTGTTTTCCATCCTCGGCAGCTTTGCGGTGGCGGGGTTTGCCCTGTCGCAGAGCGCGGATGTGTCGCTGGCCGGCGATGCGCTGATGCTGGCGGCCATTACCTTATGCGGTCTGGGATATGCCGAGGGCGCACAGCTGTCGCGGCGGCTGGGCGGCTGGCAGGTGATTTCCTGGGCGCTGGCGCTGGCGCTGCCGGTGATGGCGCTGACTGCGCTGGCCGCCCGGCCTGAAACCCTGGCGGGCCTCAGCCTGCCCGTCTGGATCAGCCTGGGCTATGTCTCGATGTTCTCGATGCTGATCGGGTTTGTGTTCTGGTACCGCGGCCTGGCGCTTGGCGGCACCGCAGGCGTGGGGCAGCTGCAGCTCTTGCAGCCGTTCCTGGGCCTGATCCTGGCAGGCTGGCTGCTGTCAGAGCCGGTGGCCCCCGCCATGCTGGGCGCCACCGCGTTTGTGGTGCTCTGCGTCGCCGGGGCCAAACGGTATGCGTGA